In the genome of Pseudomonas sp. B33.4, the window GCAGATTTTGCTTGGCATCCTGCTCGCCAAGGATGTCGCCGTGGTACGGATCAACGAATACGTTGAGCTCCTGTCCGGCATTCTTTACTACAAACTGCGCGCTGCGCTCGGCGTTGACCGGCGGCAGGTATTGGCTGACCTGGCCTTGTGGATAAGCGCTTTTTACTCGTTGCAGCAGGTCATCGGCCGGGACGGTGTGATGACCGGCGGGGACGTTGAGCAGGCTGCTGTACATCAGCGAATCGAGTTGCGGTTTGAACAGGTAAATGATGCCGGTCAGGGCCAGCATCACCATGAACGGTGCGACGAAGAGGCCTGCGTAAAAATGCCAACGCCAGGCCAGGTTGTAGAAATTCGGTTTGGGCTGTTTCATCACGTGTGCTCCGCTGGGCGAATTTTTCTAGATCAAAAGATCGCAGCCTTCGGCAGCTCCTACAGGGTGTACGCGCTCCCATGTAGGAGCCGGCGCAGCCTGCGATCTTTTGACTTTTCTTGTTAGAAACTCATGTCGACCTTGGTCCAGAGCGTGCGCCCCGGCTCATTGATCGCTTGCGGGTCGTTGGCCGGGTAGCCGAACCCGGCGTTGCCCGCCAGGTTCAGGTGTTCGGCGTAAGCCTTGCCGAACAGGTTGTCGACGCCGCTGCTGACCTTCCAGTTCTTATTGATCCGATAGGCACCGTTGAGTGAGAACACGCCGAAGCCCGAACTCTTGTCGTAATCCTTGCCGACCACGTTGCCCTTGTTCTGGTCGATACGGTTCTGCGCGGCAACCACCCTCCACAGTGCGCCAGCGCTCCAGTTGTCTTCGCTATAAGTCATACCGAACCGCGCATCCAGCGGCGGCATCTGCGGCAGAGCCTTGCCGTCACTGCTGTTCTTGCCCCAGGCGTAGGCCAGGGTCGCATCGGCTTTCCAGTGGTCGGTGAGTCTGTAGGCGGCACCGAGCTCACCACCCATGATTCGCGCGTCGATGTTCTCGGCGCGCGAGGTGCTCATGCCCATCATTACCGGGGTGTAGTCGAAGAGGATGTAGTCGCGTACCACGCCGACATAACCCGAGGCCCAGGCTTCGAGGTCGGCGCTCTTGTAGTTCACGCCGAAGTCGAACTGGGTGGTCTTTTCCGGTTTGATCGAATCGAACGCATTGATCGATCCGGCCGGGCCGGACTTGGGCGAAAACAGTTCCCAGTAATCCGGGAAGCGTTGCGCGTGGCCCAAACCTGCATAGAGCGTGGTCGGGCTGTCGGCAAGATCATGCTCGTAGCGGATGAAACCGCTGGGCAGGGTGTCGGCGCGGGTGTCGTCGGCGGTCGGGTTCGGGCGAGTCATCATTCCCGAGCCAGTGGTCTGCCGGTAATCCTTGGCCGAGGCACGGTCGACGCGGGCACCAGTGATCAGGCGATCACGGTCGGCGGCGTACCAGGTCATTTCACTGAATACGCCGTAGTTATGGAAGTCGGCGTCCTTGCTGTACGGCTGATCTTTGTAGGTGTCGATGCCCATGCCGCTGCGCTGACGGTGTTCGTTGGTCTGCGCGTCGAGGCCGGTGATCAGTTGGATGTCAGCCCAGCGCCAGGTTGCCTTGATCCGTGCGCCGAGGGTGCGGCGATCAACGTTGGACGCCATAGGCCCCGACATCATGCCGGTGCCGGACGGCGTGCGCAGGGTGTAGTTGTCCATCACGTGGTCGGCGTAGTTGTAGTAGACCTGTGCTTCGAGTTTCTCCAGCACGTCGGTGATGTTGGATTTTTCGAAACGCAGGCCGAGGCTTTCACGCAAGAACTGCGAACCGTCCATGCCGCGTCCGGCGTAGCGTGCTTCACCGTCGCCCTTGCCGGCGGTGAGTTCGATCAGGGTGTCGGCGTCCGGTGTCCAGCCGACGGCGATATCGCCGTTCCACTTGTCGTAGCGCGAGGCGACGATGTCGTTGTTGC includes:
- a CDS encoding TonB-dependent copper receptor; protein product: MSRFTAVPRLGAAPASFALNESRIRFRHATAVLCGVLLSPLVLADDHAGHNEELSPTVITAIAPSSPLTIVTNPKDPRQPVPASDGGDYLKTIPGFALVRNGGTNGDPVLRGMFGSRLNILTNGSMMLGACPGRMDAPTSYISPETYDKLTVIKGPQTVLWGPGASAGTVLFDREPESFGELGTRVNASILAGSHGRFDKVVDAAAGGPLGYVRVIGNTAHSDDYRDGNNDIVASRYDKWNGDIAVGWTPDADTLIELTAGKGDGEARYAGRGMDGSQFLRESLGLRFEKSNITDVLEKLEAQVYYNYADHVMDNYTLRTPSGTGMMSGPMASNVDRRTLGARIKATWRWADIQLITGLDAQTNEHRQRSGMGIDTYKDQPYSKDADFHNYGVFSEMTWYAADRDRLITGARVDRASAKDYRQTTGSGMMTRPNPTADDTRADTLPSGFIRYEHDLADSPTTLYAGLGHAQRFPDYWELFSPKSGPAGSINAFDSIKPEKTTQFDFGVNYKSADLEAWASGYVGVVRDYILFDYTPVMMGMSTSRAENIDARIMGGELGAAYRLTDHWKADATLAYAWGKNSSDGKALPQMPPLDARFGMTYSEDNWSAGALWRVVAAQNRIDQNKGNVVGKDYDKSSGFGVFSLNGAYRINKNWKVSSGVDNLFGKAYAEHLNLAGNAGFGYPANDPQAINEPGRTLWTKVDMSF